A stretch of DNA from Candidatus Bathyarchaeota archaeon:
GGATCATTAAATCTGCCCAAGAAATTTTCTTGCCATATTTTTGTTTGATAGGCCAAAGCAAACGGCGGGCCTTGTCAAGATTAACGTTATCCGGCCAGCTGTTAAGGGGTGGGAAACGTTGAGCGCCAGAAGAGGCGCCTCCACGACCATCCCCTTTGCGGTAAGTACCTGCGCTGTGCCAAGCCATCCTTATGAAGAGCCCCCCGTAGTGACCGTAATCTGCAGGCCACCAGTCCTGTGAGTCAGTCATCAGGGCGTAAAGGTCCTTTTTTAGGGCTTCAAAGTCTAATTTTTTAAATTCTTCAGCATAATTGAAATCTTTGTCCATGGGATTAGTTAGTGGACAATTTTGATGTAACCTTTTTAGGTTCAGTTGGTTTGGCCACCAGTCTCGGTTAGAGGTGCCCATGCGTCTAGTTTTTTGATTCTTTTTTTCTTTCATTTTATTTACTCCTTTCATTATGTTTTTGTTTTTAAAAAAATCGAAATGTCTGAAATCTTGTTGAAAACCTTAATTTTCAACTAAAAATCTACCATTTTATCATTGTTTTGGCATTATTTATGTGTTATGAAAAAGTAATGTGCAAGATAAAATAAATGCATTGACAGCAAGTTTTTATGTGTTGAAGATGGGTGCTTTCTTTAAAAATTGTTTTTAATTTTTAATAAATGTAAGAGATGTGTAAATGAAATAGATATTTTCTAAGCAGTCACCTTAGCATTTTCAAAAAATATAATTAAAAGATTAGTTAGTGCTTCATTTTTTTAGTAAAACTTAAAATATTTGCAACATAGCTTAGGGGTAAACCTTTACTCTGAAGATAATTGGTTAAAGATGTTGATAACAAAAAAACCACTGTTTGCAATTGCAATCATCGCTCTGATTAGCTGCTCTGGCTTGATGGCGTTGTCTGTTCAACCGCAAACAATTACAAACGACACAATTCGCGTTGCATGCGTAGGCGACAGCATCACCTTTGGTTTTGGATATCCAGAAAGCCTTCAAACCAAACTCGGAGATAATTACAACGTTAACAATTTTGGAGTTTCAGCATCAACGGTAGTATATCACTCAAGTAAGCCATATGTTAACCAAAATGCTTTCAGACAGTCAAAAGCGTTCCATCCAGAAATTGTGATCATCATGCTAGGAACCAATGATGCCCAATCAAACATTAATGGGGGCATTGATAATTTTTCGTCAGATTACAAAGAATTAATTAATAATTATCAGAGTCTTCCAACCAATCCAGAAATTTGGCTGGTGACTCCTCCACCAATTTATGATAACGACTATTATTGGGATAACATGATTCTTGAGCAACAAGTCATACCCCAAATCAAACAAGTAGCAATAGAATTAGATTTGCCCACCATTGACATTAACACTGCATTAACACATTACCCAGAATATTTTGGAGATGGAATTCACCCAAACATTGAAGGCGTTTCAATCATTACCGAAACAATTTACCAAGCCATTTCGACCACAGGATGAAATCACATTAATACGTTCATGCATATTTTTAAAATAATACCAGTAAAATATGTCTTTTTGATAATTAGAGCATTATTTATGATGGATAACAAAATATATTAATGTATTATTTAATATAATAAATCTGGGGAGATATGGGAAAAAAAAGTAATCCGGATGGAGAATGCCTTTCGATTCCCGTGAACCTTATTCGAACTTTTGCAATAGTATTAGTAATCTTATTTCATGCTGCAACAGAAACAACTCCAGTAACTAATTTGTCTGCATCAGAAGCATTGGAACTAAAGTTAGCAAGAGACATATACAATTCAATTTCTCAACCTGGAGTCCCATTATTTCTTATGTTAAGTGGAGCCTTACTTTTACAACCAACCAAACTGGATGAATCCCTTGGAGTTTTCTTTAAAAAAAGAGCAATAAGAATAGGGCCACCATTCCTGTTTTGGGGAATCATATATTTTTTGTGGCGCATCTACGTTAACGGTGAAGTACTTACCACAGAAGCTGTTTTGCAGGGCGCTTTGAATGGCCCTTACTTTCATTTTTGGTATTTTTATGCATTAATTGGAATATACTTGCTTACTCCAGTTTTACGCATAATGGTAACTTACATTGACAGGAAAACTTTCACGTTCTTAGCAATATTGTGGTTTTTAGGCACCGCAGTTGTTCCCCTAATAGGTTTATTTGGTGCATACCAGCTCAGCGGCAACGTTTTCATATTAACAGGCTGGGTAGGTTACTTTCTTTTAGGGGCGTATGCATTAAAAGTTCACATACGTTCAAGGGTTCTTTTCATTTTGCTATTTTTGGGTTTTGTATACACAACCATTGGAACTTACTTTGCAGGTTTAATCTTGGGACCAGAATATGGCCATTTCTTTGTTTCTTGCTACAGTTTTAGCATGATTGGAATTTCACTCACGTTGTTTATGTTGTTAACAAACATTTCCGTTAAAACTATAGAAACAAAGATTCCTTTCATCAAATCCTTATTGACCATAATTGGTCAAAATACTATTTTCATTTTCCTGTTTCATGTGATGGTTTTACAATCGTTACAAATGGGCTTTTTTGGTTTCAGGATAAGCATAACAACAATGAATCCTTTCATAGAAGTACCCCTAATCACGGCAGTTACATTGCTAATTTGCATAGCAGTGGTTTATCCGTTGCAAAAAATCCCGGTAATCAATAAAATAATTGGTTCATCCACCACCAGCTATGACAAAAGAAAAGCCCCAAAAAACTCAATAAACAACAGTAAAAGCGAAGACATACTTTCATAGACACCGTTTAATCAAAAAATTTTTTGAAAGCAAAGATTTAAAAAAAATACCCAAAAAAGACCCAAATTTGAGTTTAGTTTCACTCCACTCTCTCCCCAAGGCTATTAGTCGTTACGTCGCCAGTTTTAATATCCAAATCAGCAAAAAACGGTATCATCAGGAGCTGAAAATCATGAATAAAATTCACTATAAAGAAACCGTAATGAAACGGTTAAACTACATCCAGATCTTAGCCCAACAAGAAAGATATGAAGAAATCCAAAACCTTCTAGAAACAAACTTTGTGCTGGTGGCCTAACATGGCAGTCTCAATATCATGCCAAGGATGCGGCAAAAAACTGTTCACTGGGCGCGAAATAATCTCACCATACTATATCAGAGCAAGAAACGACTGCAGATGCCCCTCATGCGGAAGAAAACTATCAAAAAACCCAATGAGCGTACAACTCGACCTACTAACAAAATGTCACTAATTAACCCTTTTCTTAATCCCAAAAAATAATTAAACCCAAAAAAGGTGTCGGTACATCAAAGCAGCAGATGTAAAACACTGTTGCAGATTTTACTACTAAAGAAACCAATTTTTAACCAAATTCTCCCTGAATACCCCATTCTTCCATTAAGTCTTGCACCGCAGCCATAATTTCGTCTTGTGTTGCTCCAGATTCTAGTAACTCTTGCATCTTTTCATTTAGTGTTGCAACTTGTTTATCGGTTAAATTTTCCATAAAGGGAAAAGTTGAGTTTTGAAACCCATCGTCAGGAGGCATTAAATTTGATCTGCCTTCAGGAATTGTGCCGTTGAATCCATTTTCAGGAAAAGTAAAATTAAAGTCGCCATCTGGACGAGTAAAATTGAAATCTCCTTCAGGGAACGTGAAGTTTCCTGGAGGGTTTCCGTTTCGAAAATTGTTAGGGACTTCGGTTTCGATAGCATTAGTTTCTGTTTCAGTAGAAAGTTTTTCATTTTGGGTGCCCAAAAGGGCAACACCTAAAATGGTGACCAAAGATATGCTGGCTAGTATAACCACGGATTTACGTTTGTCCGTGATTTTAACCTCCTGCTCTGATTTCTTGTCGTAAGAACAGCATATATGACGCTGCAAAGCATCCGATTAGAAGTACTGATAGTACTGTTACCTGTGGCCAGCTCGATACTGCGCTTTGAGTTGTGTCTAAAGCTTGGAACGGGTTTCCGCTTTGACCAAATCCACCTTGTGTTACTCCCAGTAAAGATTGAGCGGCTTCTTCGTATAGGTATGTTGGCGAAATTGATTCTATAGCCGATTGAAGATTAGCATTGTCTTCTTGAGCATTCATGTAGTCTTGCATTTGTGTTATATCAATCGTTGAAGTAAAACCGCCCATGCCTCCAGCAGTCCAGTTCCGTGGCGTATCTACGGTTCGGGTCATTGCTTGGAAACCTTCAGGCAATTCAACAGGGATAACTGCGTTGGCTACCATTGAAGCAATAACAGTCATAAGAATTGAAAATAGCAACCAAGTAGAAATTGATGCGAGAATAGATGTTGTTGTGTTCTTAGTAAGCGTGGAAAACAGAAGACCAACTGCAAGCCAAATAGATAAATAAAGTATTGAAAGCAACGCGAACATTCCTATTCGCAAAACTTCGTCAAGTCCGGGACCAAATCCCAACAGAGGAATTGCTACACCAGTTATTATTCCAACAGTGCTTATTGTTAACAATGCAAGAGCTGCAACACCTGCAAGAAATTTGCCAGTTATTATGTTATCTCTGAATATTGGTTGAGAAAGAATAACTGAAAGGCTTCCTCTTGTTCTCTCTCGATTTATAGCATCGAACCCTAGGGCTAATCCAATTATTGGACCAAACAGCACCATCAAGTATATGAAAGAAAAACTGCTATCCATTGAGCCAGAAAATATGTTTGTAAAACTAACATTTGGGTTATCTCTAATGTAGTCAGCACCAGTGTACGCAGATAAAAGGGATAAAACCACAATTAAAGCGAACAACAGAAGGTAACGTCTACTTCCAAGATGGTCTGAAAGCTCTTTTCGACATATAGTAAGTATACTCTTCATTTTTAGTTATCCTCCTTGTAAAAATCCAGAAATATTTCCTCTAAACTGAACACTTTTGGTCGCATTATCAAAATTGTTGAACCATGTTTCGTGATAGTTTCTGAAATTTCGCGAGACTTGCCGTTTTCCATATTAACAAACAGTTTATGCTTCTGTTGTTCAACGGAAGACACCCCTTCAACATTTTCAAGTTTTCTAATCAGGTCTGAGTCTATTTTTGTTAACTCAAACTCGAGACTGCCTGACTTCTTTCCCGCAAAAGAATTAGATAAGTTGCTTATTGTATCAGAAGCCACAAGTTTTCCTTTACGAATAATAAGTACTCGTTGGCAGATTTGTTGAACTTCATATAATAAGTGAGATGACAAGAAAATAGTAAGACCTTGTTCCTTGTTTAACCGCAAAAGAATATCCCGTAATTCTTTGGTTGCTTTGGGGTCTAAACCAATAGTTGGTTCATCAAAGAACGCAACTTTAGGATTTTTGATTAGAACCTCTGAAATTCCTAGTCTCTGTTTCATTCCTCTAGAATACTTTTCAACTTTTGTGTCTGCCCAATTGGTTAAGTTTACATCTTCTAGCAGTTCATCAATTCGTTTTTCTAGTTTCTCTTTAGGGATTTCATTAAGTTGACCAATATACCGAAGATTCTGTCTTGCTGTCAGGTCTTCATAATAACCTGATCCTTCGGGCATCATTCCTGCAATCTGTCTTACTTGTTTTGATTGTTCAACAACATTATAACCCCCTACTTTAGCAGTACCCGAAGTAGGCACCGAAAGACCCATCAGCATAAGAAGGGTTGTAGTTTTTCCGGCTCCATTTGGACCAAGAAAACCTACAATTTCTCCTTCATTGATAGAAATCTCCAGTTGGTTAACAGCCGTAAACTCGCCATATTGTTTTGTTAA
This window harbors:
- a CDS encoding ABC transporter ATP-binding protein, encoding MSEPIIQTHQLTKQYGEFTAVNQLEISINEGEIVGFLGPNGAGKTTTLLMLMGLSVPTSGTAKVGGYNVVEQSKQVRQIAGMMPEGSGYYEDLTARQNLRYIGQLNEIPKEKLEKRIDELLEDVNLTNWADTKVEKYSRGMKQRLGISEVLIKNPKVAFFDEPTIGLDPKATKELRDILLRLNKEQGLTIFLSSHLLYEVQQICQRVLIIRKGKLVASDTISNLSNSFAGKKSGSLEFELTKIDSDLIRKLENVEGVSSVEQQKHKLFVNMENGKSREISETITKHGSTILIMRPKVFSLEEIFLDFYKEDN
- a CDS encoding ABC transporter permease; translated protein: MKSILTICRKELSDHLGSRRYLLLFALIVVLSLLSAYTGADYIRDNPNVSFTNIFSGSMDSSFSFIYLMVLFGPIIGLALGFDAINRERTRGSLSVILSQPIFRDNIITGKFLAGVAALALLTISTVGIITGVAIPLLGFGPGLDEVLRIGMFALLSILYLSIWLAVGLLFSTLTKNTTTSILASISTWLLFSILMTVIASMVANAVIPVELPEGFQAMTRTVDTPRNWTAGGMGGFTSTIDITQMQDYMNAQEDNANLQSAIESISPTYLYEEAAQSLLGVTQGGFGQSGNPFQALDTTQSAVSSWPQVTVLSVLLIGCFAASYMLFLRQEIRAGG
- a CDS encoding acyltransferase, producing MGKKSNPDGECLSIPVNLIRTFAIVLVILFHAATETTPVTNLSASEALELKLARDIYNSISQPGVPLFLMLSGALLLQPTKLDESLGVFFKKRAIRIGPPFLFWGIIYFLWRIYVNGEVLTTEAVLQGALNGPYFHFWYFYALIGIYLLTPVLRIMVTYIDRKTFTFLAILWFLGTAVVPLIGLFGAYQLSGNVFILTGWVGYFLLGAYALKVHIRSRVLFILLFLGFVYTTIGTYFAGLILGPEYGHFFVSCYSFSMIGISLTLFMLLTNISVKTIETKIPFIKSLLTIIGQNTIFIFLFHVMVLQSLQMGFFGFRISITTMNPFIEVPLITAVTLLICIAVVYPLQKIPVINKIIGSSTTSYDKRKAPKNSINNSKSEDILS